A region of Planktomarina temperata RCA23 DNA encodes the following proteins:
- the sauS gene encoding acylating sulfoacetaldehyde dehydrogenase produces MTDTGVQAIVAHSRIAQAEYEKNGSQQRYDHAAQAVAWVIMEPARNRRLAELAVETTGLGNVPDKIIKNHRKTLGLMQDIQNVVTFGVMSDDPKTGITEIARPKGVVGAIVPSTNPAATPANNIINALKCGNSIVVAPSPKGVACCELLLEYIHAEFAKIGEDPALVQMIPTPGSKEKTQTLMDQCDMIVCTGSQNNVHRAQTAGTPAVAVGAGNVTVIVDETADLDGAAAKIRASKCFDNATSCSSENSVVVVDAVYDDFIAALARAGGAFYADEAALVSKLWPDGHLNRSVIAQDADKMIAALDVDVPEGTEFLVVPTSGIGPDHPLSGEKLSRVLALYCASDFDAALDMTHKIQAYQGAGHSVGLHSALDERAYTLATAIPTSRIIVNQAHTFATGGSFTNGMPFSLSMGCGTWGGNSVNENVNYRHFLQSTKIIREISSREPKLEDIFDGYWSLAGK; encoded by the coding sequence ATGACGGATACTGGCGTTCAGGCGATTGTTGCGCATTCGCGCATCGCACAGGCAGAGTACGAAAAAAATGGATCGCAGCAGCGCTATGACCACGCTGCGCAAGCTGTGGCATGGGTGATTATGGAACCCGCCCGCAATCGGCGTTTGGCAGAATTGGCCGTGGAAACTACAGGGCTGGGAAATGTTCCTGATAAGATCATTAAAAATCATCGTAAAACATTAGGTCTAATGCAGGATATTCAAAATGTGGTGACCTTTGGTGTTATGTCGGATGATCCTAAAACAGGGATTACGGAAATTGCCCGCCCCAAAGGGGTTGTGGGTGCGATTGTGCCCTCAACAAACCCTGCGGCTACACCTGCTAATAACATAATCAATGCGTTGAAATGCGGCAATTCAATTGTGGTCGCGCCATCGCCTAAGGGGGTAGCCTGTTGTGAACTGTTGCTTGAATATATCCATGCCGAGTTTGCGAAAATTGGCGAGGATCCCGCACTGGTGCAAATGATCCCCACACCTGGGTCCAAAGAAAAGACACAAACATTGATGGATCAGTGTGATATGATCGTCTGCACGGGCAGCCAAAACAACGTGCATCGCGCACAAACCGCAGGGACCCCAGCAGTTGCTGTAGGCGCTGGAAATGTGACAGTGATCGTAGATGAAACCGCAGATTTGGATGGGGCTGCAGCAAAAATTCGGGCGTCTAAATGCTTTGATAATGCCACTTCTTGCAGCTCGGAAAATTCGGTTGTTGTGGTGGATGCAGTTTACGATGATTTCATTGCTGCACTCGCGCGCGCAGGTGGTGCGTTTTATGCGGATGAGGCAGCGTTGGTATCCAAACTATGGCCGGATGGGCATTTGAACCGTTCGGTCATTGCACAAGATGCGGATAAAATGATTGCTGCCCTTGATGTGGACGTGCCAGAGGGGACTGAATTTTTGGTTGTGCCGACATCAGGTATAGGTCCGGATCATCCGCTGTCTGGCGAAAAACTTAGCCGTGTTTTGGCTCTGTATTGCGCGTCTGATTTTGACGCTGCTTTGGATATGACGCATAAAATTCAGGCTTATCAGGGGGCAGGGCATTCGGTGGGATTACATTCTGCATTGGATGAGCGCGCGTATACCTTGGCAACGGCAATCCCCACCAGTCGGATCATTGTTAATCAGGCGCATACATTTGCGACGGGTGGATCGTTCACTAATGGCATGCCCTTTTCCCTGTCGATGGGGTGTGGCACATGGGGGGGCAATTCTGTGAATGAAAATGTGAACTATCGCCACTTTCTACAATCAACAAAAATTATTCGCGAAATTTCATCGCGTGAACCCAAATTAGAAGACATCTTTGATGGGTATTGGAGCCTTGCTGGGAAATGA
- a CDS encoding tripartite tricarboxylate transporter TctB family protein — MGRLTLSNLIEAAIFLLIAGIFYAFSFEFNQPIEIYIFGATAWPRVVVGFLLLATLGNLWFHYRYGNATQATLGQSEDKADFSEAGTVRRMIAVLLTPLIFAYLLKPIGIYFSAPFFIAAIIWFFGERRWKVILIMTLFIYCVFIGLFLMILNAPLPQGNVSPFYDFSAWVLKLNAKLQGI, encoded by the coding sequence GTGGGACGACTAACACTCAGTAATCTGATCGAAGCCGCGATTTTTTTGTTGATCGCTGGCATTTTTTACGCCTTTTCATTCGAATTCAATCAACCTATCGAAATCTATATCTTTGGGGCCACCGCATGGCCACGAGTTGTGGTTGGATTTTTACTATTGGCGACACTTGGAAATCTTTGGTTCCATTATCGCTATGGCAACGCGACACAGGCAACTTTGGGCCAATCGGAGGATAAGGCAGACTTTAGTGAGGCCGGAACTGTACGCCGCATGATAGCCGTGCTGCTGACGCCGTTAATATTTGCCTATCTGCTCAAACCAATTGGCATTTACTTTAGTGCACCGTTTTTCATTGCCGCAATTATCTGGTTTTTTGGCGAACGTAGATGGAAGGTGATCTTGATCATGACTCTGTTTATTTATTGTGTTTTCATTGGGCTATTCCTAATGATTTTGAACGCTCCATTGCCCCAAGGCAATGTGTCACCCTTTTATGATTTCAGCGCGTGGGTGCTGAAACTGAATGCTAAGTTGCAAGGGATTTAA
- a CDS encoding tripartite tricarboxylate transporter substrate binding protein, whose amino-acid sequence MRNIIGTAALCAAMMAAGSAYAFECKRGEASFDKPGGFPERALTMIVPYGPAGGSGQVAAAMAEAVTELTGIPINRDHKPGGSGTVGMTAYMAAPADGYNVLEHIDDASSAHALDSSMPNPADDLIPLVVSQVTFSQVYIRTNETRFSDWPSFVEWVKAQNGKATIANVSKEGSMERVTMGFITDASGMKIQQISFDKGAPRYGALLGGQVDALFEQPGDVRNFLDAGQFKPILTIFDERPAAFADTPTHREVGMDFDPLLRFRGFYVHADAPVDRVEWLKWAFQRGYCEDSYQAFNESKFMTVIDSYRDTNGAKDLIARSIEQYREVYKAMGLDVK is encoded by the coding sequence ATGAGAAATATTATTGGAACAGCGGCACTTTGTGCTGCGATGATGGCAGCTGGATCGGCGTATGCATTTGAGTGTAAACGTGGTGAAGCATCTTTTGACAAACCTGGTGGGTTTCCAGAGCGTGCTTTGACAATGATCGTACCATATGGTCCTGCAGGTGGATCAGGGCAGGTAGCTGCTGCGATGGCCGAAGCGGTGACTGAACTGACTGGCATTCCAATCAACCGCGATCACAAACCAGGCGGTTCTGGGACTGTTGGTATGACGGCCTATATGGCGGCGCCAGCAGATGGATATAACGTTTTGGAACACATTGATGACGCGTCCTCTGCGCATGCGTTGGATTCATCAATGCCAAACCCAGCAGATGATTTGATCCCACTGGTGGTTAGCCAGGTGACATTCAGTCAGGTGTATATCCGCACAAATGAAACACGTTTTAGCGATTGGCCATCTTTTGTAGAATGGGTCAAGGCGCAAAACGGCAAAGCAACCATTGCGAACGTATCCAAAGAGGGTTCGATGGAGCGTGTCACAATGGGCTTTATCACCGATGCAAGTGGCATGAAAATTCAGCAGATCTCATTCGACAAGGGTGCCCCACGTTACGGCGCCTTGTTGGGTGGACAAGTGGACGCCCTTTTTGAGCAGCCTGGTGATGTGCGCAACTTCCTTGATGCGGGTCAATTTAAACCAATCCTAACAATCTTTGATGAACGCCCAGCCGCGTTTGCAGATACGCCAACGCACCGAGAAGTGGGTATGGATTTTGATCCATTGCTACGTTTTCGGGGATTCTATGTACATGCAGATGCACCAGTAGATCGCGTCGAATGGCTAAAGTGGGCTTTTCAGCGTGGATATTGTGAAGACAGCTACCAGGCATTCAATGAATCAAAATTCATGACTGTGATTGACAGCTATCGTGATACTAACGGTGCAAAAGATTTGATTGCCCGTTCGATCGAGCAGTATCGCGAAGTGTACAAAGCCATGGGCCTAGACGTGAAATAA
- a CDS encoding HAD family hydrolase — protein MRQLERLPKMVIFDCDGVVVDSEPLTLQLIRKDLAARGLPLELPKVTDLFVGGTIAGAGAQARAMGADIPADWVDQIYDKVFAVLARSVAPIPGIAAVLDRLDHQDIPYAIGSNGPHRKMEITLARCGLAARFAGRIYSREDVAAPKPAPDVYLLAASQAGVARQDCVVVEDSATGAQAAVAAGMAVLGFTRDTPRAKFEGLTDLVFDDMAQLPALLGLPAE, from the coding sequence ATGCGACAGCTTGAACGCCTGCCTAAGATGGTAATTTTTGATTGTGACGGCGTCGTGGTAGATAGTGAACCTCTGACACTGCAACTGATCCGTAAAGATCTGGCCGCAAGAGGCTTGCCGCTTGAGTTGCCGAAAGTCACCGATCTGTTCGTGGGTGGAACCATTGCCGGGGCCGGTGCCCAAGCGCGGGCCATGGGCGCGGATATTCCAGCAGATTGGGTCGATCAAATCTATGACAAAGTGTTTGCTGTTTTGGCCCGCAGTGTCGCGCCTATCCCGGGCATTGCAGCGGTGTTGGATCGTTTGGATCATCAGGACATTCCCTATGCGATTGGCTCAAACGGGCCGCATCGCAAGATGGAAATTACCTTGGCGCGCTGCGGCTTGGCGGCGCGCTTTGCGGGGCGGATCTATTCGCGCGAAGATGTCGCCGCGCCCAAACCTGCTCCGGATGTTTATCTATTGGCTGCCAGCCAAGCGGGTGTGGCGCGGCAAGACTGTGTGGTGGTTGAAGACAGCGCCACCGGAGCACAGGCCGCCGTGGCTGCGGGCATGGCCGTTTTGGGATTTACGCGCGACACTCCGCGCGCCAAATTTGAAGGTCTTACGGATCTCGTGTTTGACGATATGGCGCAGCTGCCTGCGCTACTTGGTTTGCCCGCGGAGTGA
- a CDS encoding SDR family NAD(P)-dependent oxidoreductase, with the protein MKTALITGAARGIGLATTDILCAQGWHVVMVDRDAEELTARAFERQAVTAAVHDISDPDQVDSMIAATLAARGQIDALVNNAGVADFGPIEQTTFARWRRVMETNLDGAFLCTQAATPALKASRGAVVNIASISGLRASTLRVAYGTSKAAIIHMTQQYAAELGEYGIRVNSVAPGPVRTKLAMAVHTQDIIDAYHDAIPLGRYGSEAEIGQVIAFLCSDEASFVTGQNISVDGGFESTGIGLPSLRGQTK; encoded by the coding sequence ATGAAAACTGCACTCATTACCGGCGCGGCGCGCGGCATTGGACTTGCCACAACGGATATACTCTGCGCGCAGGGATGGCATGTGGTCATGGTGGACAGAGACGCAGAAGAGTTGACGGCGAGAGCATTTGAGCGCCAAGCGGTGACCGCGGCGGTGCATGATATTTCAGATCCAGACCAAGTGGACAGTATGATCGCAGCGACGCTGGCCGCGCGTGGGCAGATTGACGCTTTGGTCAATAACGCTGGGGTTGCCGATTTTGGCCCGATTGAGCAAACCACCTTCGCGCGCTGGCGGCGGGTCATGGAAACCAATCTGGACGGGGCGTTTCTGTGCACCCAAGCGGCCACTCCAGCCCTCAAGGCCAGTCGCGGCGCAGTGGTCAATATCGCCTCAATCTCTGGTCTGCGCGCCTCGACCCTGCGGGTGGCCTATGGAACGTCAAAAGCTGCAATCATTCATATGACACAGCAATATGCGGCAGAGCTTGGCGAATATGGCATTCGGGTCAATTCTGTGGCGCCCGGCCCGGTGCGCACCAAACTGGCCATGGCCGTCCATACCCAAGACATCATCGATGCCTATCACGACGCCATTCCACTGGGTCGCTATGGTAGCGAAGCGGAAATCGGGCAGGTCATCGCCTTTCTATGCTCAGATGAGGCCAGCTTTGTGACCGGGCAAAATATCTCGGTCGATGGGGGATTTGAAAGCACGGGTATTGGTCTGCCGTCACTCCGCGGGCAAACCAAGTAG
- a CDS encoding sulfite oxidase heme-binding subunit YedZ has protein sequence MLIQWINTGLRKIPTWVLYLILPIPGLLVIAAGLTDNLGPEPINELEEELGEFALKLLILGLAISPLLHFTRINLVRFRRAIGVMAFAYVTAHFLVWFVLDLQGLNQIWTEIVKRPYVTVGFAGFVAMIPLAITSNDLSVRRLGRFWRILHRLIYLVAILAGLHFIMLSKGFDVEALAHMVVILAFLALRVSKWRRGLQSGLQGLRKKLIG, from the coding sequence ATGCTTATACAATGGATCAACACGGGTCTGCGCAAAATTCCGACCTGGGTTCTGTACCTCATTCTCCCTATTCCGGGCCTCTTGGTCATTGCGGCGGGCTTGACCGATAACCTTGGACCAGAACCTATTAATGAACTGGAAGAGGAGCTGGGCGAATTTGCCCTCAAGCTCTTAATTCTGGGTCTCGCCATTTCACCGCTGTTGCATTTCACTCGGATCAATCTGGTGCGATTCCGCAGAGCCATCGGGGTGATGGCTTTTGCCTATGTCACGGCGCATTTCTTGGTCTGGTTCGTACTTGATCTGCAAGGCCTCAACCAAATCTGGACTGAGATTGTCAAACGCCCCTATGTGACCGTAGGGTTCGCAGGCTTTGTCGCGATGATCCCCTTGGCGATCACGTCCAATGATCTTTCGGTCCGGCGCCTGGGACGCTTCTGGCGTATTCTGCATCGCCTGATCTATCTGGTGGCTATTTTGGCTGGGCTGCATTTCATCATGCTGTCTAAAGGCTTTGATGTGGAAGCGCTGGCCCATATGGTCGTGATCCTGGCGTTTTTGGCCCTCCGTGTGAGCAAATGGCGTCGTGGATTGCAGTCAGGCCTTCAGGGGCTGCGGAAAAAGCTCATCGGATGA
- a CDS encoding ETC complex I subunit: MFARIYQPAKTAMSSGTAKTKLWVLEFAHSEARRIDPLMGWTSSDDTQTQVRLQFDTKDAAVDYAERHGIQATIVEPQKRATNIRPGGYGENFATNRRGVWTH, encoded by the coding sequence ATGTTTGCACGAATCTACCAGCCCGCCAAGACAGCTATGTCATCAGGGACGGCCAAAACCAAACTTTGGGTGTTGGAATTTGCACATTCGGAAGCCCGCCGTATTGATCCTTTGATGGGTTGGACTTCCAGCGACGATACACAAACCCAGGTTCGTCTGCAGTTTGACACTAAGGATGCGGCTGTGGACTATGCGGAACGTCACGGTATTCAAGCCACGATTGTGGAACCGCAAAAGCGGGCAACAAATATACGTCCTGGCGGTTATGGGGAAAATTTCGCAACAAATCGTCGTGGTGTCTGGACCCATTAG
- the msrP gene encoding protein-methionine-sulfoxide reductase catalytic subunit MsrP — MAHRWTNTLTRADVTPEPLWLNRRQVIAGALGAGAMASIASPALAETLEPNTWEHITSYNNFYEFGTDKEDPAANAHRLNTSGWEIEVDGLVDAPGRYSLTSLLEGLSEEERIYRFRCVEAWSMVVPWNGVELKDILDKVGVQSGAKYVAFETANRPDEMPGLRYPVLDWPYREGLRLDEALHPLTLMATGIYGKPIPNQNGAPIRLVVPWKYGFKSIKSIVRITLTDQEPATSWNMANAREYGFYSNVNPTVSHPRWSQASERKIGGGLFNRRQPTLMFNGYEAEVADLYKGMDLTTYF, encoded by the coding sequence ATGGCACATCGCTGGACCAATACGCTGACACGCGCGGATGTCACTCCGGAGCCGCTTTGGCTCAATCGCAGGCAAGTTATCGCAGGCGCCTTGGGGGCAGGGGCTATGGCTTCGATCGCCAGCCCGGCTCTGGCGGAAACCTTAGAGCCCAACACTTGGGAGCATATCACCAGCTATAACAATTTCTATGAATTTGGCACCGATAAGGAAGATCCTGCCGCCAACGCCCACCGGTTGAACACCTCTGGTTGGGAGATTGAAGTAGATGGTTTGGTCGATGCGCCTGGGCGCTATTCGCTGACCTCGCTGCTTGAGGGGTTAAGTGAAGAGGAGCGTATCTATCGGTTCCGATGCGTTGAAGCCTGGTCGATGGTCGTGCCTTGGAATGGGGTGGAGCTGAAAGACATTCTCGATAAGGTCGGCGTACAGTCGGGGGCCAAATATGTTGCCTTTGAGACTGCCAACCGTCCCGATGAAATGCCAGGTCTGCGCTATCCTGTCCTGGATTGGCCCTATCGCGAGGGGTTGCGGCTTGATGAGGCGCTGCATCCTTTGACCCTGATGGCGACGGGAATTTACGGCAAGCCCATCCCAAATCAGAATGGCGCGCCGATCCGATTGGTGGTGCCTTGGAAATACGGATTTAAATCGATCAAATCCATCGTGCGGATCACGTTGACGGACCAAGAGCCTGCCACGAGCTGGAATATGGCCAATGCCCGCGAATACGGCTTTTACAGCAATGTGAATCCAACGGTGAGCCATCCACGCTGGTCGCAAGCCTCAGAGCGCAAGATTGGCGGTGGCCTGTTTAATCGTCGGCAACCAACATTGATGTTCAACGGGTATGAGGCTGAAGTTGCAGATCTCTACAAGGGTATGGATCTCACGACGTATTTTTAG
- the clpB gene encoding ATP-dependent chaperone ClpB: MNLDKFTERSRGFIQAAQTIAQREDHARLGPEHLLKALLDDKEGLASNLIARSGGVPQRVLEHLNLTLSKIAKVTGDAQVYVDGTTGKVLAEAEKLAQKAGDSFVPVERILMALCMVKSKAKEALDAGAVTAQKLNGAIEDIRQGRTADSASAEDSYEALKKYAQDLTARAREGKIDPIIGREEEIRRAMQVLSRRTKNNPVLIGEPGVGKTAIAEGMALRIINGDVPESLRNKRLLALDMGALIAGAKYRGEFEERLKAVLNEVTSAAGEILLFIDEMHTLVGAGKGDGAMDAANLIKPALARGELHCIGATTLDEYRKYVEKDAALARRFQPVQVEEPSVTDTISILRGIKEKYELHHGVRIADAALVAAATLSSRYITDRFLPDKAIDLVDEAASRLRMQVDSKPEELDALDRDILQKQIEVEALKLEDDAASKTRLVALEKSLADLQERSSELNAQWQAERDKLASAREIKEQLDRARADLDIAKREGNLGKAGELSYGVIPGLEKSLAEAEAAEGHMVEEAVRPDQIAGVVERWTGIPTSRMLEGERDKLLRMEEELHARVIGQSAAVKAVSNAVRRARAGLNDESRPLGSFLFLGPTGVGKTELTKAVANFLFDDDAAMVRIDMSEFMEKHSVSRLIGAPPGYVGYDEGGVLTEAVRRRPYQVVLFDEVEKAHPDVFNILLQVLDDGVLTDSQGRTVDFKQTLIVLTSNLGAQVLSELPEGMESSEARSEVMEAVRGHFRPEFLNRLDETIIFDRLNRQDMDGIVDIQLGLLQSRLAPREISLELDASAKTWLADEGYDPVFGARPLKRVIQSALQNQLAEMLLAGEVSDGDIVPVTAGSEGLIVGDRVSGSNRLPPKDAVVH; the protein is encoded by the coding sequence ATGAATTTAGACAAATTCACCGAACGGTCGCGCGGTTTCATTCAGGCGGCCCAAACCATTGCACAAAGAGAAGATCACGCGCGCCTTGGGCCGGAGCATTTGCTCAAAGCACTGTTGGACGACAAAGAGGGGTTGGCGAGCAATTTGATCGCGCGATCCGGTGGCGTGCCGCAGCGCGTGCTCGAACATTTGAACCTTACCCTGTCCAAAATTGCCAAGGTTACGGGTGATGCGCAGGTCTATGTCGACGGCACAACTGGCAAGGTTTTAGCTGAGGCGGAAAAACTGGCGCAAAAGGCGGGCGACAGTTTTGTGCCCGTGGAGCGCATTTTGATGGCGCTTTGCATGGTGAAATCCAAAGCGAAGGAGGCACTCGACGCCGGCGCCGTAACGGCGCAAAAGCTCAATGGCGCGATTGAAGACATTCGTCAGGGTCGCACCGCGGATTCGGCCAGCGCCGAAGACAGCTATGAGGCGTTAAAGAAATATGCCCAAGATTTGACCGCGCGGGCGCGGGAAGGGAAGATTGACCCGATCATTGGCCGAGAAGAAGAAATCCGCCGCGCCATGCAGGTCCTATCGCGGCGCACCAAGAATAACCCGGTGTTGATCGGTGAGCCGGGCGTTGGGAAAACGGCGATTGCCGAGGGTATGGCGCTGCGCATTATCAACGGTGATGTGCCCGAAAGCCTGCGCAATAAGCGGCTCTTGGCTTTGGATATGGGCGCCTTGATTGCCGGGGCGAAGTATCGCGGCGAATTTGAAGAGCGTCTCAAGGCGGTGTTGAATGAGGTGACATCTGCGGCGGGCGAAATCCTATTGTTCATCGATGAGATGCACACGCTTGTCGGCGCGGGCAAAGGCGATGGTGCGATGGACGCGGCCAATTTGATCAAACCGGCTCTGGCCCGCGGCGAATTGCACTGCATCGGAGCGACCACGCTGGATGAGTATCGCAAATATGTCGAAAAAGACGCCGCCCTTGCTCGGCGCTTTCAACCGGTCCAGGTCGAAGAGCCAAGCGTCACCGATACCATCTCGATCCTGCGTGGGATCAAGGAGAAATACGAGTTGCACCATGGCGTGCGCATCGCTGATGCGGCGCTTGTGGCGGCGGCAACCCTGTCAAGCCGCTATATCACGGATCGCTTTCTGCCCGACAAGGCCATTGACCTCGTGGATGAGGCGGCCAGTCGCTTGCGGATGCAGGTCGATAGCAAGCCCGAAGAGCTGGACGCGCTGGACCGTGATATCTTGCAAAAACAAATCGAGGTTGAGGCGCTCAAGCTGGAGGATGATGCGGCGTCGAAAACTCGGCTTGTGGCTTTGGAGAAATCTTTGGCCGATCTACAAGAGCGCTCCAGCGAGCTGAACGCCCAATGGCAGGCGGAGCGGGATAAGCTCGCCTCAGCGCGCGAGATCAAAGAGCAGCTGGACCGGGCCCGGGCCGATCTGGACATCGCCAAACGTGAGGGCAATCTCGGCAAAGCCGGTGAGCTGTCCTACGGGGTGATTCCGGGGTTGGAAAAAAGCCTAGCAGAGGCGGAAGCGGCCGAAGGTCATATGGTTGAGGAGGCCGTGCGCCCAGATCAAATCGCCGGTGTGGTCGAGCGCTGGACCGGGATTCCGACCTCGCGGATGCTGGAAGGCGAGCGGGATAAATTGCTGCGCATGGAGGAGGAGCTGCATGCGCGGGTGATTGGTCAATCGGCCGCGGTCAAAGCCGTGTCCAATGCGGTGCGCCGGGCGCGGGCTGGGCTCAATGATGAAAGCCGACCTCTGGGGAGCTTTCTCTTTTTGGGCCCAACCGGCGTGGGTAAGACCGAATTGACCAAGGCGGTGGCGAATTTCTTGTTCGATGACGACGCTGCGATGGTTCGGATTGATATGTCAGAATTCATGGAAAAACATAGTGTGTCGCGGTTGATCGGCGCGCCTCCAGGCTATGTTGGCTATGATGAGGGGGGCGTTTTGACCGAAGCTGTGCGCCGCCGGCCCTATCAAGTGGTTTTGTTTGATGAGGTGGAGAAGGCCCATCCGGATGTGTTCAATATTCTGTTGCAGGTTTTGGACGATGGTGTGCTCACCGACAGCCAGGGCCGAACCGTGGACTTTAAGCAAACTTTAATCGTACTCACCTCAAATCTTGGGGCGCAGGTGCTCAGCGAGCTACCCGAAGGGATGGAATCTTCTGAGGCGCGGAGCGAAGTTATGGAGGCTGTGCGGGGGCATTTCCGCCCGGAATTCCTCAACCGTTTGGACGAGACCATCATCTTTGATCGTCTGAACCGGCAGGACATGGACGGTATTGTGGATATCCAATTGGGACTTTTGCAGAGCCGTCTGGCACCGCGGGAGATCAGCTTGGAACTTGATGCCTCCGCCAAAACTTGGTTGGCCGATGAAGGGTATGATCCGGTCTTTGGTGCGCGTCCGTTGAAGCGGGTGATCCAATCGGCGTTGCAAAACCAATTGGCCGAGATGCTTTTGGCCGGTGAAGTCTCAGATGGTGACATTGTGCCCGTCACGGCGGGCAGTGAGGGCTTGATCGTTGGAGATAGGGTGAGCGGTTCCAACCGATTGCCACCCAAAGACGCGGTCGTGCATTAA
- a CDS encoding tripartite tricarboxylate transporter permease: MIENFLAGSAALFGDPFTIGIFVFGVVGGMLFGAIPGVSMLTLAAILLPFTASLEPAQGVMLFAVIYCTGTYGGAITAILFNIPGSAENAPTAFDGYPMTQKGQSGKAVGAAVLCSAIGGIASALVMMAATEPLANWAIRNIGPPEIFALVFFGLIVASSVGARTIWKGWMSVLIGLLIATIGQDPVGGINRYNFGMTDLAAGIAFIPAILGFFAVSEIFVQAEKKASGKYQAPKVSMTFPSFIELWMHKIAVLRSILVGFFCGILPGIGATLAAFMSYGEAVRWSKNPEEFGKGKLEGVISAETANNAATGAAMIPLLALGLPGGALTAMMVAVFQMHDLQPGPLVFMLSPDLIWIVFAAMFYANLSILIIGVLETKTILNLLKIPFQFLAPLILMLATTGAYIGRGLVLDVMVMFLAGIIGYLLRRSGFSIPAIVLGLILGKIGEQNFAQGMQMVHYDLGTYFSRPICAILIAAGVITLASNIYRAFTSIKTKA, from the coding sequence ATGATCGAGAATTTTTTAGCGGGTTCCGCAGCTCTTTTTGGTGATCCCTTCACGATAGGCATCTTCGTCTTTGGCGTCGTGGGCGGCATGTTGTTTGGGGCAATCCCCGGGGTTAGTATGCTGACACTTGCGGCGATTTTGTTGCCCTTTACCGCAAGCCTGGAACCTGCACAGGGCGTTATGTTGTTTGCGGTCATTTACTGTACTGGGACCTATGGCGGTGCGATTACTGCAATTTTGTTCAACATTCCTGGATCCGCCGAAAATGCTCCAACCGCGTTTGATGGCTACCCCATGACGCAAAAAGGCCAATCGGGAAAGGCTGTTGGCGCAGCCGTGTTGTGTTCGGCCATTGGGGGCATTGCATCGGCCCTCGTTATGATGGCCGCAACCGAACCATTAGCAAATTGGGCGATCCGCAACATTGGCCCGCCTGAAATCTTTGCTCTTGTTTTCTTTGGTCTAATCGTCGCCTCATCCGTTGGGGCGCGCACCATTTGGAAAGGCTGGATGTCGGTCCTAATCGGATTGTTGATCGCAACCATTGGTCAAGATCCGGTGGGAGGCATCAACCGTTATAATTTTGGCATGACTGATTTAGCCGCTGGTATTGCGTTTATCCCTGCGATCTTGGGGTTCTTTGCGGTTTCAGAAATCTTTGTTCAGGCTGAGAAGAAGGCCAGCGGTAAATACCAGGCACCCAAAGTCAGCATGACGTTTCCATCTTTTATTGAACTATGGATGCATAAAATCGCTGTGCTGCGATCTATCCTAGTTGGGTTTTTCTGTGGCATCCTGCCGGGCATTGGCGCCACGCTCGCCGCTTTCATGAGTTATGGCGAAGCTGTGCGGTGGTCCAAAAACCCAGAGGAGTTTGGCAAGGGTAAACTAGAAGGGGTTATTTCCGCAGAAACCGCAAACAACGCGGCAACGGGTGCGGCGATGATCCCGCTGTTGGCATTGGGTCTGCCGGGAGGCGCATTAACCGCGATGATGGTTGCGGTGTTCCAAATGCATGATCTGCAACCTGGTCCATTGGTTTTTATGCTGTCACCTGATCTGATTTGGATTGTGTTTGCGGCGATGTTCTACGCCAATTTGTCCATCCTGATCATTGGTGTTTTAGAAACCAAAACTATTTTGAACCTATTGAAAATCCCATTCCAGTTCTTGGCACCGCTTATTTTGATGTTGGCCACAACAGGGGCTTATATCGGACGTGGTTTGGTTTTGGATGTGATGGTAATGTTCCTAGCAGGCATTATTGGGTATCTGCTGCGCCGTTCTGGGTTTTCGATCCCTGCAATTGTACTAGGTTTGATTCTTGGTAAAATTGGCGAACAAAATTTCGCGCAAGGCATGCAGATGGTGCATTACGATTTGGGCACGTATTTTTCTCGTCCAATTTGTGCAATTTTGATCGCTGCAGGTGTAATCACTCTTGCATCAAACATCTACCGCGCGTTTACCTCAATTAAGACAAAGGCATAA